DNA from Planctomycetota bacterium:
CCGTCGTTTCGGCTTGCCGCCGAGGATGTCCTCCAGCATGGTGCAGATCGACGAGTCGGAGCTGTCCAACGCGCTCAATACGGTCTTCTTCGAAGGCTGGCTACTCGGGTCGAGTTTCTCGACGCCCGAAGCAAGGTCTTTCGCACGCTTCTCAAGGTGTGCCAGTCGGACGTTGTGTACGTGCGCGAACTCGCCCGCAACGCCGCGGCCTCCTCGCTTCGACAGGGTGCTTAGCCATCCGTCGTCGGTAACGGCTTCGATCACCATTCGGTTGATCCGGCAGTTGGTCAGCCAAGCCGCCGTGATGTCGTCGTGTAACTCCATGATCGCCCGAGGTTACGGGATCACGGGTGGCGGTACAGGTTGGAGACGACCCATCTGAGCATGTTGTCCTCCGGTCGGATGTACCGTGGCCCACACCCGGTTATCGGCGAGAAAACCTTGGAGGTATGCGGATTAGACTATCGCGGTGGCAACTGTCGTTCAGCATTTGTGACCTTCCAAGTAACAGGCTCCGGGTGCAAGTTGCAACTCACAGGAAGGTCGTTCCCATGCAAGCCAGAAGCTCCCGTAGAGTGGCGCGAAGGCGCTTCCCCTTCTTCCCCACACGTTGCTTCGCCGTTTCGCGAGGCCGTAACCTGAAACGGTCGGTGTCCGCCGTTCGTAGGCCACCTCAATCAACCCCGACTGGACGCCACTAGTGGCCGCGAACGATCACGCCACTGACAAGCCGACCGATCAACACGAGTCGGCGAATCCGCCAGCCCCCACGCCCGGATCGGCACCCGGATCTGCCAGCTCAAGGAAGAAACAGCCCCCTCTACCGAGAGTCTGAACCAGGACGCCCGGTACCGGCGTGCGGATCGGCCCGACTGGACCCGCAGGCAGCGGGAAGAGACACGCATGGCTTACGAACATGCGCACCTCCAACGCTGGCACAGGGCGGGGATAGACCACGCGGCGGGGGAGGGCGGTGTATAACTCATGCGCCCGTTCGGGGGTATTTGTCTTGTCGCACCCCCTGAACGGGTGTCAGGGCCGAAACCGGATTGAGGGGCCGGATTCACGTTGAAATCCGGATCAGATTATCGCTCAATGCGGGCGACGCCGTTGGCGTGTTTGCCGGGCGCGGGGATCGGCAGGCCGACGGTGCCAAGCCTGGGACGAAACACCCCTCACAATCTTTACCCGACGTCCACGTCCGTCCGCGTTCGCCCGCGTCTTCGTGGCCCGTCACCACCCGGAAGGGATCGATCATGTCGAAGCTGCTCATCAAGCTGTTCGGTCACCGCGACACTGCCATGCCCAAACCCAAGCTCCGCGAAGCCGCGCGGTGCGTGGTGGAAAACCTGGAACAGCGGAAACTGTTGGCTGCGCCACAAGACGACACGTCCGGCGGCTGGGGCCACGGCAACGGTGCTCCCGAATGGGCAGGTTCCGAGGTGAGCGCGGTCCGCTATCACGACGGGGCGGTCAAGTCGTCCGCGACCGACCTGTGGAGCAACGGCCTGGGTTCGGGGCTGGGCCACACGCGCTCGTGGACGAACGCGGCCGGCTATGCGGAGAACAGCAGCTTCGACAACGGCAACGGTTGGGTGATCGGCGGCAGCTTCGCCCGGTTCGACGAGGGCGGGACCGATGAACTGGTGCTGATCTCCGACGCCAACGAGTCGACGTACTTCGATAAGAACGGAACGGACTGGGAGCCGCGTCATTACAATCAGCAGATCCTTGAAGAGGACACGACCGCGAACACGCTGACACTTTGGGACCCGAACGGTGAGGTGTGGGTCTTCAACAGCTTTGGCGCGAGTTCAGACAAGGGTGAGCTCATCTCGTTCACCGACGTCGCCGGCGTGGAGATGACCGTGACACGGACTTCGGGGGATGTCACGCGTGTCGAGCGGGACAACGGCGCAACGGGAAGCTCGAAGATCACCGAGCGGTTCGATTATGACTACAGCGACTCGTCGAACGGTGGCAGCGGCGACGAGATCGACACGGTGACCTGGCGTCGCCAACGCGGTGACACCGGCAGCTTCGAGACGATCCGCACGACGGCTTACACCTACTACGGCAGCAGCGAAAGCCACGGCACCGAGGGCGATCTGAAGACGGCGGTCGTCAAGGACGAGAGTGGCAACGTCATCGATGCCTGGTACTACCGGTACTACACCGATGCGCTCGGCGCAGGCTACGCCGGCGGGTTGAAGTTCGTGGTCAGTCCGACCAGCTACGAGCGGGCCGATGCCGGGATCAGCGGCGGCATCCTGGCCGCGTCGGATGCGGCGTTGGACGATTATGCCGATGCCTACTTCGAGTACACGGATGTCGATGCCGGTGCGGGTGAGGACTGGCGTGTGTCCGAGCATGTGCGGCAGGGCGAGGGGTGCAGCGTCTGCACCGGTGGGCTCGGGTCCTTTACGTTTGGCTATGCCGACAGCAGCAACTCACCGACCGATCAGCGCGAGCACTGGTACACGAAGACGACCCTGACCGCGCCGGACGGGACAGACACGGTGGTTTACGCCAACGACTACGGCCAGACGCTCATGCGGGTCGAACAGCCGGACGACCTGACCGGCGATTGGATGACGGGATTCGAGTACGACGATGACGGGCGGTTGGAGTATACGGTGTATCCATCGGCAATCAGCGGCACGCTCTCGTCGATGGAGGCGACGAGAGATCTTCTGGGCGAGACCGCGCAGGGCACCTGGACCAACGTTCACGACGACCAGGGCCTGATCGGCCAGACCAACTACTACGGCGGTGCGGCGGTCGACGACGGCACGGGCAGCGACACGTTCGTCGGCCATGTGTCGTTCGGTGAGCAAAGCAGTGGCGGGGGTCTGACCGGGTTCGGCGCCGAGGTCAGGGTTCTGAACGGGGACGGCGACAGTGGGACTCGTATCTCGTGGCAGGAGTATGCCGTCGAGACCGCCACGGTAAACGGCACGGACATCGCACGGGCGGTGGTGGCCAAGGACCACCGTGAGAGCGACAACGGCGTTGAGACCACGTCCTACGCCTACACCTGGCATCCGGGCACCGTTCAGATGCTCACGCGCACGACCACGCTGCCAACGGTGAGCAGCGGCAAGCACGGCAGCGGCACGGCCGACACCACCGTGGAGACCTTCGACATCTACGGCCGGATGACGTCGTTCGTCGACGAAGACGGTTACGAGCACACGACCGTGTACGACGCCGGCACGGGTGCGGCCACGTCGATGACCTACGACGACGGCGGGCTCGATCTGACCAGCTCATACGTCGTCGACGAACTCGGCCGTGTCACCCAAGCGACCGATGCCAACGGCAACGTCACACACACGATCTACGACGACGCGAACCAAGAGGTCCGCACCTACGTCGGTTGGAATGCGACGACCGGTGCGTCGACGCTTCCGATCTCGATCGTCCGACACGATCGGGCGGGCGGCTATGTGGAGTCGATCACGACGTCGGACACACCCTCGACGACGGGATCGGCCGGCAGCTTCGTGCCCGACGGCGGCGAGTCGATCTCGTCGGTCGAGTCTCTCGCCCGCTCCTACACCAACCTCGCCGGGCAGGTCACCCATGTCGACCAGTACATCGACTTCGACGGCCTCACCTACGGCACGGGTACATCGCTCGGTACGGATGGCACGCACTTCGAGCGGACCGAGTACGGCTACGACACGCGCGGTCGCAACAGCCTCATGGTGGACGCGACGGACACGATCACCCGCACGGTGTTCGATGGTCTGGGCCGGGCGATCGAGACGTGGGTCGGCACCGATGACACGGGAGCGACGCACGCCGATCCCGGCAACGGTGGCGCGGGCGGCAACAACATGGAGCAGGTCGCGGCCTATGTCTATGACGGCGGCAACGTCGGCGACAGCAACCTGACCAAACAGACGCTCGAGCCCGGCGATACCGCCGACGACCGCGTCACCGAGTTCTATCACGACTGGCGTAACCGGCAGGTGGCGGTCAAGCGGGGCGTGGGGGCTTCGGAGTCGTCCTCGCTCGACGTGCAACGCCGCATCGAGTTCACGCAGTACGACGATCAGGACCGCGTTCTGCGGTGGAGTGATTACGACGGCGACGACGTTGATGTGATTTATGTCGATGGCGTACCGACGCTCGACAGTGCGGACCTGGACATGCGTCGTGCGCGAACCGTTTACAGCTACGACGAACGCGGTCGGCTGTACGAGTCCGAGCAGAAGAACGTCGACCCGGTCACCGGGAACACCACGACCGGTCTCAAGACCCGTTACTGGTACGACGGCCGGAGCAACGTGGTCAAGCAGGTCGAGCCGACGTCGGCGGCACTGGAGTATGTGTACGACGGTGCGGGCCGGGTGACCACGGCGTTCGCGACCGACGACACCGGTAGCGCCAACTACGCCGATGCCGGTGATGTGACGGACGATGTGGTGGTCGAGCAATGGGAGTACGCATACGACGCCAACGGCAACGTGCTCCAGCAGACCAGCCGTGCGCGCTTCCACGACGCTTACGAGGGCTTCTCGACGCTGGAAGGTGAGCTGGGCGGTCCGGGCGATGCCAAGACCGGCAGCACCGGCCCGGTCGCCGCTCGCGTGTCTCACACGACGCACCTTTACGACGCTGCGGACCGGTTGATCTCTTCGATCGACTTCGGGACCGGCGGTCCGGACGGGGCGATGTACTTCGAGGCCGAGCGGCTTGCTTACACGGGGCTGTTCAACGGCGAGGGGGACAGTGCCGCTGGCGAGGGGAGCTACCTCTGGCACGACGAGGGCGCGGGCCACGACACGGTCGCGAGCGACGGGGTGCTCGGCACGGTCACGCTCAGCTTCCCGGCCGACGGCGTCAACGACTACAAGATCTTCCTGCGTCACGACAGTGCCGATGGCAGCAGCAACTCGTTCCACTACCGGCTCGACGGCGGGGCCTGGAATGTCGAGCACCTCAACTCTTCGGTGAGCGGTTGGGACTGGGAGGCGATCGGTTCGAGCGGCGGTACAACGTTCGTACTGGACGAGGGTGTCCACACGCTCGAACTCGCCATCCGCGAAGACGGCACCAAGCTCGACCAGATCGTCGTGCTCCCGACCACCGGCACCACGCCCACGGGCATCGTCGCCAGCGACGATGTGCTGATCACCAGCTACGCCTACGACGCGGCGGGTCGGTTGTCGGACGTGATGGACCCACGCGGGCTGGTGACACGGACGACGTATGACCTGCTGGGCCGCACGACCGCGACCACCGAGAACTACTCGGACATCTTCGACGACTTCGAGGGCAGCGGGAACCTGCACGGCCGCGACCTTCAGGGCACGTTCGAGAACTGGGCCAGCCACGGCGGGACATGGTCGATCGTCAACGGCAAGGCGGTGCCCACGAGCGTGGGCTCGGTGGATCCGGTCGTGGTGACCGACATCGGCACGCGTGACGCCCACGTCTCGGCCACGGTGGACACGCCGATGTACGGCACGGGCCTGGTGGCGCGGTTCACCGACACCGACAACATGATCAACCTTCACTACCGGCCCGATTACAACGGGGAAGAGATCATCAGCCTTGGCGCCCGCAGCGGTGGAACCTTGCACAACTTCGGCTTCGTGACGCTCGACGACCTGGAAGGGGCCCAGGAGTCCTTCGACGACGGCGAGCGGCTCGGGCTGGAGGTGATCGGTGACACCGCCCGCATCTTCCTCGAAGGCCAGATGATCTACGAGGTGACCGACACGGTCATCGGCGGCCTCACCGGCAACGGCTACGGGTTGTACTCGGACTATATCGAGGACACGCAGTACGACGACTTCCTGTTGCGTCCGCTCAATGCCGACCAGAACCGGGTGACGCGTTACGGGTACGACGGCGTGGGGAACGTCACGCAGCTCACGGCCGACTTCCTGGGCCGCGGTGCCGACCAGATCACCAAGTACGGCTACGCCACGGACAATGATGGCGTGGATCTGGATGACGACCTGTATGCCAACAACATCCTCACGAGCATCAGCTACCCGAACCCGGCGGGGATCTACCTGGCCGCCGAGGACGGGACGCTGATCAACGAGACGGTCGAGGCGACCGACGGCGGCGCGTCGGGCGTGGACGTCGGTGATGACGACGGCCACAACTACGTCCACACGCCCAACGGTGCCACGCCCAACACCGCCACAAAGACCGACGCGACGACGGGTGAGTTGGATCTGGCCTTCACGGCCGAGGCCGGCGGCGACTACTACCTGTGGTCACGCGTGTACGCCCCGAACACCTCCAGCGACAGCTTCTACTTCTCGATCGACAACCACGACTACGACACATGGGAGCAAGTCGACGCCCCGTCCACCGGCGGCTGGGTGTGGGTGCGCAGCAGCGACAGCACGCACCTGCGTCCCGGCGACCACACGCTGAAGGTCAAACGCCGCGAAGCCGGCCTGAAGCACGACAGCTTCATCCTGACCCCCGACGCGACGTTCACCCCGAGCGGCCTGGGCGACAGCTACGCTGATGACCAGACCGAATACTTAAGTAACAACCGCCTTGGCCAACGCACCAGCTGGACCGATCGCAACGGGACGGTCCACGAGTACGAGTACGACGTGCTGGGCCGCCTCGGCAGCGACTACATCACGACCTTCGGTGTTGGGGTTGACACGGCGGTGGACCGCCTGACGTACGCGTTCGATTCGGCTGGCCGGCCGCACACGTTCACGAGCCGTGACACGGCGGGCGGGACGTTGATGACCGACGCGAACATCGTGAACCGCGTCGAGCGGCAGTACAACGGGTTCGGGCAGTTGACCAAGGAGTACCAGGAGCACGAGGGCGACGTGGACGGTTCGACGCTGCTGGTCGAGTACGGCTACGCCCAAAACACCTCCAACAGCGGCTACAGCCGTCTGTCGACGATGACGTACCCGAACGGGCGTGAGGTGTACTTCAACTACGGCGACCCGGGCGCGGGGATACAGGGCCTGGCCGACGCCTGGGCAGTGAACACGGCGATCAGCCGGCTGTACGGGATCAGCGCGTTGGCGGTGGACTTCGCGGTGGGGGCGACCAACCCCGACGACGCGGGGACGGTGTACGAGTCGTACGAATACCTCGGTCTCGGCACGGTGGTGGGTCGTCTGCACCCGCAGGCGGAGCTGGACCTGGTGCACTATCGCGAGAGCAGCAGCGACCCGGTGGGCGATGGCGGGGATCAGTACACGGGCCTGGACCGGTTCGGGCGGATCGCGGACCACCGCTGGGTAGACAGCGGCGGCAGCAGTTGGGCCGACGCGGACCGTTACCTGTACGGTCACGACCGCAACGGCAACCGCTTGTACGAGGAGAATGTTCTCGACACGGCCAAGAGCGAGCTGTATCACGGTGGCGTGGGTAGCACCGCTACTGGTTACGACGGCCTGAACAGACTAACGGCGTTCAGCCGCGGGACGCTCGCGTCGGGCAAGGACAGCCTCACCGGCGGTGCGAGCCGCGAACAGGTGTGGGATCTGGACAACCTGGGCAACTGGGCGAACGTCGAGACCGACGGCACGAGCGAGAGCCGCGTCCACGACAGCCAGAACCGGTTGATCGAGGCGGGGGCCAACACGTTGACTTACTCGGCCAACGGCGAGATGACCACCGACGAGGAGGGCAACACGCTGACCTACGACGGCTGGGGTCGACTGGTGAGCTGGAGCGACGGCACGACCACGGTCGATTACGAACTGGACGCGTTATACCGCCGAATCGAACGCGACGACGGCACTGATGTCACGCATGACTACCACAGCGCTTTGTGGCAGGTGCTCGAAACCCGCAACGACAGCGGCAATCCGACGGATCAGTACGTGTGGAGCCCGGTGTACATAGATGCCATGGTCCTCCGTGACAGCGACGGGGCCATGGACGATGATGCCACCGACCTGACGCAGCACGCCGACAAGCGTCACTACGTCCAACACGATGCGAACTTCAACATCACGGCGGTCGCCGAGCTACAAAACCGGGGCCTCTCCAATGAGACCGCCACGGTGGTCGAGCGTTACCTCTACGACCCCTACGGCACAAGAACAGTGCTGGACGCCGACGGCCTCAGCGACGTCGACTTCACCCACGGCCACCAGGGCGGCAAACACGACGAAACCACCGGCACCGTCCACTTCCGCTTCCGAGACCTCGACGCCACGCTCGGAAGGTGGAACAGGCAGGATCCACTGAGGTATGTGGACGGAAACAGTGTTTATCTTGCAACAGGTTCAAGACCCACCATCTTGGTGGATCCTCTCGGATTAGATTCTCAGCCCAACTGGGACTACGGCGGCGAGGATCCGGGTAGCGGCGACGAAACTCGCGAACGAGCAAAAATGTTGCAAGAATGGTTAAAAATGTGTAGGCTTGAAGCGGGTGGTGCGCGAGCGGATGCCGGGAACTACGCTTTGAGGCTTCAAGCTCAATGCACAAAGCACATTTTTGAAGCTAATGCTGAGTTACAGCAGGCCGTAGAGGATTATCGCGATGCAGGAATACACGACTTTGAGGGGCGAACTTCCGCAGTATCCAGATATCAATCTGCGTGGAAGAAGCGATACTATTTCGGCAAGTGGCGGGAATTGTA
Protein-coding regions in this window:
- a CDS encoding RHS repeat-associated core domain-containing protein, giving the protein MSKLLIKLFGHRDTAMPKPKLREAARCVVENLEQRKLLAAPQDDTSGGWGHGNGAPEWAGSEVSAVRYHDGAVKSSATDLWSNGLGSGLGHTRSWTNAAGYAENSSFDNGNGWVIGGSFARFDEGGTDELVLISDANESTYFDKNGTDWEPRHYNQQILEEDTTANTLTLWDPNGEVWVFNSFGASSDKGELISFTDVAGVEMTVTRTSGDVTRVERDNGATGSSKITERFDYDYSDSSNGGSGDEIDTVTWRRQRGDTGSFETIRTTAYTYYGSSESHGTEGDLKTAVVKDESGNVIDAWYYRYYTDALGAGYAGGLKFVVSPTSYERADAGISGGILAASDAALDDYADAYFEYTDVDAGAGEDWRVSEHVRQGEGCSVCTGGLGSFTFGYADSSNSPTDQREHWYTKTTLTAPDGTDTVVYANDYGQTLMRVEQPDDLTGDWMTGFEYDDDGRLEYTVYPSAISGTLSSMEATRDLLGETAQGTWTNVHDDQGLIGQTNYYGGAAVDDGTGSDTFVGHVSFGEQSSGGGLTGFGAEVRVLNGDGDSGTRISWQEYAVETATVNGTDIARAVVAKDHRESDNGVETTSYAYTWHPGTVQMLTRTTTLPTVSSGKHGSGTADTTVETFDIYGRMTSFVDEDGYEHTTVYDAGTGAATSMTYDDGGLDLTSSYVVDELGRVTQATDANGNVTHTIYDDANQEVRTYVGWNATTGASTLPISIVRHDRAGGYVESITTSDTPSTTGSAGSFVPDGGESISSVESLARSYTNLAGQVTHVDQYIDFDGLTYGTGTSLGTDGTHFERTEYGYDTRGRNSLMVDATDTITRTVFDGLGRAIETWVGTDDTGATHADPGNGGAGGNNMEQVAAYVYDGGNVGDSNLTKQTLEPGDTADDRVTEFYHDWRNRQVAVKRGVGASESSSLDVQRRIEFTQYDDQDRVLRWSDYDGDDVDVIYVDGVPTLDSADLDMRRARTVYSYDERGRLYESEQKNVDPVTGNTTTGLKTRYWYDGRSNVVKQVEPTSAALEYVYDGAGRVTTAFATDDTGSANYADAGDVTDDVVVEQWEYAYDANGNVLQQTSRARFHDAYEGFSTLEGELGGPGDAKTGSTGPVAARVSHTTHLYDAADRLISSIDFGTGGPDGAMYFEAERLAYTGLFNGEGDSAAGEGSYLWHDEGAGHDTVASDGVLGTVTLSFPADGVNDYKIFLRHDSADGSSNSFHYRLDGGAWNVEHLNSSVSGWDWEAIGSSGGTTFVLDEGVHTLELAIREDGTKLDQIVVLPTTGTTPTGIVASDDVLITSYAYDAAGRLSDVMDPRGLVTRTTYDLLGRTTATTENYSDIFDDFEGSGNLHGRDLQGTFENWASHGGTWSIVNGKAVPTSVGSVDPVVVTDIGTRDAHVSATVDTPMYGTGLVARFTDTDNMINLHYRPDYNGEEIISLGARSGGTLHNFGFVTLDDLEGAQESFDDGERLGLEVIGDTARIFLEGQMIYEVTDTVIGGLTGNGYGLYSDYIEDTQYDDFLLRPLNADQNRVTRYGYDGVGNVTQLTADFLGRGADQITKYGYATDNDGVDLDDDLYANNILTSISYPNPAGIYLAAEDGTLINETVEATDGGASGVDVGDDDGHNYVHTPNGATPNTATKTDATTGELDLAFTAEAGGDYYLWSRVYAPNTSSDSFYFSIDNHDYDTWEQVDAPSTGGWVWVRSSDSTHLRPGDHTLKVKRREAGLKHDSFILTPDATFTPSGLGDSYADDQTEYLSNNRLGQRTSWTDRNGTVHEYEYDVLGRLGSDYITTFGVGVDTAVDRLTYAFDSAGRPHTFTSRDTAGGTLMTDANIVNRVERQYNGFGQLTKEYQEHEGDVDGSTLLVEYGYAQNTSNSGYSRLSTMTYPNGREVYFNYGDPGAGIQGLADAWAVNTAISRLYGISALAVDFAVGATNPDDAGTVYESYEYLGLGTVVGRLHPQAELDLVHYRESSSDPVGDGGDQYTGLDRFGRIADHRWVDSGGSSWADADRYLYGHDRNGNRLYEENVLDTAKSELYHGGVGSTATGYDGLNRLTAFSRGTLASGKDSLTGGASREQVWDLDNLGNWANVETDGTSESRVHDSQNRLIEAGANTLTYSANGEMTTDEEGNTLTYDGWGRLVSWSDGTTTVDYELDALYRRIERDDGTDVTHDYHSALWQVLETRNDSGNPTDQYVWSPVYIDAMVLRDSDGAMDDDATDLTQHADKRHYVQHDANFNITAVAELQNRGLSNETATVVERYLYDPYGTRTVLDADGLSDVDFTHGHQGGKHDETTGTVHFRFRDLDATLGRWNRQDPLRYVDGNSVYLATGSRPTILVDPLGLDSQPNWDYGGEDPGSGDETRERAKMLQEWLKMCRLEAGGARADAGNYALRLQAQCTKHIFEANAELQQAVEDYRDAGIHDFEGRTSAVSRYQSAWKKRYYFGKWRELYAYFDWLLQELDAERFQWPFPPRRNVGVVSPRHPEDSPFNAPPPPLLPPLIFIN